From a region of the Natronogracilivirga saccharolytica genome:
- the mrdA gene encoding penicillin-binding protein 2 yields the protein MLLNKKQSHTAVSIRVLQVTIITILLIFAGRLFQLQIIEHDKYGPLSLANSLRQEAVSPARGLVYDRTGRLLIDNQPIYTITVTPANFDRDAIPLLAEYLEVPPAVVEDRINTARSYSWHRPSRIFTDVSFHSFTQIQENLWKLPGIGHHVESKRHYPTDVKASHIFGYLSEVTQQEYRSSNRYHLGDKAGRSGLEFVYEHELRGNLGTRYIQVNALGQALGPYEEETMSQSPIKGADIFTHIDSELQLLAEDLMEGKIGGLVVMDPNSGAIHALASSPSFDVERLSGRIDMDYWISLQSDTTRPLFNRAISTMQPPGSTVKPLMGLIGLDFGVVDKDTEINCRGGYTHGRHYKCLKEHGRQNLVQAIQNSCNTYFFSLMHQTMREKGLNEWHNHTRSFGLGDVTHIDLPNERRGILPDSAYYNTYFGGPREWGIGDLLSVGVGQGTFSSSPLQMALMTSRIANGGYSVRPHIVDRISYPDGSASVVEPDNEKIDWVKDEDLQVVQEGMRLAVKNGSGRFYADIADVEVAGKTGTAQNPHGKNHGWFVAYAPYDNPEIAIAVLVENAGFGSISAAPIAGLLMEKYFHGQIRRPWVYDYVKTFTPRKAEEQEDVL from the coding sequence ATGCTTCTTAACAAGAAACAGTCACACACAGCCGTATCCATACGGGTATTGCAGGTGACTATCATAACCATACTTCTCATTTTTGCGGGAAGATTGTTCCAGCTGCAAATCATCGAGCATGACAAATATGGACCTCTGAGTCTGGCGAACAGTCTGCGTCAGGAAGCTGTAAGCCCTGCCAGAGGACTTGTTTACGACAGAACCGGACGTTTGTTGATTGACAATCAGCCCATATATACCATCACGGTTACACCTGCCAATTTTGACAGAGATGCCATTCCCTTGCTGGCTGAATATCTTGAGGTGCCTCCTGCAGTGGTTGAAGACAGAATCAATACTGCCAGAAGTTACTCATGGCATCGCCCGTCAAGGATATTTACCGATGTCAGTTTCCACTCCTTTACACAAATACAGGAGAACTTGTGGAAGCTGCCCGGAATCGGCCACCACGTTGAATCCAAGCGTCACTATCCTACCGATGTTAAAGCTTCTCATATCTTTGGCTATCTTAGTGAAGTGACACAGCAGGAGTACCGGAGCTCAAACCGGTATCATCTTGGTGATAAAGCCGGAAGGAGCGGACTTGAATTTGTCTACGAACATGAGCTGCGCGGAAATCTGGGTACAAGATATATCCAGGTAAATGCACTTGGACAGGCCCTTGGTCCCTATGAAGAAGAAACCATGAGTCAGAGCCCCATCAAAGGAGCCGATATTTTCACCCATATCGATTCCGAACTGCAACTGCTTGCTGAAGATCTGATGGAGGGCAAAATCGGCGGACTGGTTGTCATGGATCCAAACAGCGGAGCCATACATGCACTTGCAAGTTCACCATCTTTTGATGTTGAGCGTCTTTCCGGAAGAATTGATATGGATTACTGGATCTCACTTCAGTCCGACACCACGCGTCCGCTCTTCAACAGAGCCATTTCCACGATGCAACCACCAGGATCCACCGTGAAACCTCTCATGGGACTGATAGGCCTGGATTTTGGTGTAGTTGACAAGGATACAGAGATTAACTGCCGGGGAGGATACACTCATGGCAGGCACTACAAGTGCCTCAAAGAGCACGGAAGACAGAATCTTGTACAGGCTATCCAGAATTCATGCAACACCTATTTCTTTTCTCTGATGCACCAGACCATGCGTGAGAAGGGCCTGAATGAATGGCACAATCATACCAGATCTTTCGGCTTAGGTGATGTCACACATATTGACCTGCCAAACGAACGCCGTGGAATTCTGCCTGACAGCGCCTATTATAACACCTATTTCGGCGGGCCCAGAGAATGGGGAATCGGGGATCTTCTGAGTGTGGGTGTGGGACAGGGTACCTTTTCAAGTTCTCCGCTGCAAATGGCTCTGATGACCTCTCGAATTGCCAATGGCGGTTACAGTGTCCGGCCTCATATTGTTGATCGTATTTCCTATCCGGACGGGTCGGCATCTGTAGTTGAGCCGGATAATGAAAAAATTGACTGGGTAAAGGATGAGGACCTCCAGGTTGTTCAGGAAGGAATGCGCCTTGCCGTAAAAAACGGCTCAGGACGATTTTATGCTGATATTGCCGATGTGGAAGTTGCCGGAAAAACGGGAACTGCTCAAAACCCGCACGGAAAAAATCATGGCTGGTTTGTTGCCTATGCTCCTTATGACAACCCTGAAATTGCCATTGCCGTGCTGGTCGAAAATGCCGGATTCGGCTCCATTTCAGCGGCACCTATTGCCGGCCTGCTCATGGAAAAGTATTTTCACGGACAGATCAGACGCCCGTGGGTTTATGACTATGTGAAAACATTCACCCCGCGTAAAGCTGAAGAGCAAGAGGACGTACTGTAA